The sequence TGCACCACCGGCAGGTAGAGAATCTTGTCGACCGGGAGGCCATCGGTCAGGAACGCCCGAAACACGAACTCGTCATATTCGTCGTCGGCCAGGCTGCCGCCCTTCCAGAGGATCTCCCTGACACCCTCTTTCATCGGCGTGCCGAAGTAATCATAAGATTTCTCATAGGGGCCCTTAACCTTCTCCAGCGTCCAGCCCGGCTTAGGCATCGGCTTTGCGGCAATCATTCCTTCCGGAACCTTCACCCGCACGGCAATTGTCGGCTTGCCCTCGCAACCATGCGGCACGCGGATGACCGCCTTGTAGGAAGCACCGACATGCGCCTCCGTGACTTCAACTGTGCCGTGGGCGAAGGCCACCATGGCGCTCGCTCCGATCAGGGCCGTGGCGGCGATCAGTCTTTTCAACATTTCGTTTCTCCTTTGGATTGCTGAACCTTGCTGCGGCGTCCGGGTGGACACCGATGGAATGTCTTCCGCCGGGCTCTAGCGTGTGTTTGGAAACGGCGATCCGGACATCGAGGGCAGCCGCTGCTCGCCGGATGCCTAAAGGCCCCCCGACCCGTGGGCGAGTCGAACGCGCGCAGTTCAAAGCTCGCGGCCGGTCGCCGCAGACATCAGGCTTTCGGTTTCGGGCGAAGACTTGCGTGGAGGCACTGGGCAAAAAGGGGTCAGGCGATCAGCGTTGGAGGAGCACGGGGATACCCCGGCCTATGCTCATGGGCACGGAATTGAATCACCGGCCGGGGAAATTGACGCGCGCGGGACAGGTCAGAAATCAGGCGCAGCGAGCCCCAATCCGTGGAGCTTGCCAGCCGTGGCGGCGACACGCAGCATCCGAGCAAGCAGCAGTCGGGCGGTCGTCGATAGCCGCCATCATGTTGGCCGTCATTGTGATCACCGGGCTCGGAGAGGTGCGCGCTGATGCACAGCAGGTTGCCGAATGCATCGAGCTCCGGAGAGATCGGCCTCTCGCCTGAGGCGAAAGCAGCGACGACGGATTGCAGGACGAGCAGGCAAGCCGCGACCGGCGCCAGTCTCCAACCATTGCGTCGTCTCGACACGATCAATCCCCCTGCTGTTCCGCTACACCACGGCTGACAGAGGTTACCTACGCGGGGCGCCTACACACTTCATTGTTCCACATCAACGATCCGGGCGAAATCGCAGCGTGAGTCCTCCTGCTGCCCTCTGTTCCGCCGCAGCTCGGTGCCTGACAGCCAGATTCTGGAGATCCTGCAGCGCGATAACACGACGCCACAATGGCCAATCGGCCAGGCCGTCGAGCTCTCCCCACGTCAGAGCAGCGGCGGACCAAACGTGTGACCGACGAGGGCGTCATTCGCGCTCGAAACAGAAGGACCGACCATCGGGTGCCAGAACTCCGACCACTGGCCTATAGGCGGATGTGTCCTTCTCGGCATCACCCGTGACGCCACCGATATTGCGAGCGGGACCTATGAAGGCGAGCAGGTGAGTGCCCTCCATCTTCGGCAGGTAATAGCCGAAGGTCTCCTGCTCGGGGTTTGTCGAACGGGCGCCGATATATATCGGATCGCCTCTTGCCGACTGGGCCATAGCGGAGCTGGATAGAGCCGTGATGCCGACAAATACAATCGCGGCGAATGCAGACTTCCTCATTGCTACTCCTCCTCCATCGGTTCCCTATCGGAGTGCGGGATTCGGAAAGCCATTTCGCCGATCCCGTACGCCGACAGAATCGGGCATCCTCCGCCGCCAGTCCTGAAATCCCTCCGAAATGATCCCAAAATTTTCCCGAACTGCGATATGATGGTTCATGGCGTCTCAGCGCTTCTCGTTCGGCCCCTTTCTGCTCGATACCGGGCGTGATGCTCTGTTCGAGTACGGCGTTCCCGTGCCCCTAGGAAGCAAACCGCTAGCCCTGCTCCGGGCGCTTGCCGAGGCGCGAGGGCAAGTGGTCGCCAAGTCCGCTTTGATGGAAGCGGCATGGCCGAATACCTACGTCGAGGAGAGCAATCTGACGGTCCAGATCGCTGCACTCCGGAAGCGGCTTCAAGTCGCACCCGGTGATGAAGAGTGGATCGCGACCTTCCCGAGGGTTGGTTATCGGTTCGCCGGGCCGCTTGTGGTCGAAGAATGCGAGACTGCGACAAACGATCGGCTTCCGGATTTTGAACCGGAAGTCTCAAATTCGCGCTGCGAGCGAGTAGCCATTAGGTCCCCCGAGCCCGTGTCCATGCATGGCGAGCCGGCTGTCGCCCGCCATACAACCGCGAGGACCGCCACGCGCTGGTGGCAACGGCGAGCGATCGTTGGAGCAATTCTTGTGCTTGTCCTTTTTGCGGTGGCCGGCGCCACGGGTTGGCTTCGCCCGTGGGCCCCGACTTTCGAGTCGCGCTTGCCCTTGCCCGACAAGCCGTCAATTGCCGTGCTTCCGTTCGCGAACCTGACCCGAGATCGGGCCGACGGATATTTCACCGACGGCATTGTTGACGACCTGATCACGGATTTGTCCCGGGTCTCAGGCTTGTTCGTAATCGCCCGCAATTCGGCGTTCGCCTACAGGGACAAACCAATAGAAATTCGGGACGTCGCGCAGGAACTCGGGGTGCGTTATGTCCTGCAAGGCAGCATTCAGCGGGCGGGCAGTCGGGTCCGCATCAATGTACACCTCGTGGATGCCACGACCGCTGGACAGTTGTGGGCAGAGCGATACGATGCTTCTCTCGGCAACATCTTTGCGTTGCAAGACGAGATAACCGGCGCCATCGTAGATGCCTTGGCACTGCGGCTGACTGACGCCGAACGGAATGCCCTTCATGAAGCGGAAACCAGCGTGCCCGACGCCTACGACGCATTCTTGAGGGGTTGGGAACACTACAGACGCACCACTCCCGAGGATTACGCGGCGGCAGTTCCTTACTTCGAGCATGCAATCGAGTTGGATCCCAGCTACGGGCGTGCATACGCCGCGCTGGCACTCGTATACGTACAGACAGCCAACGCGCTTTGGAGCTACAGACTGGGCATTCCGGTCCGCGAATCGCAAGCGCGCGCACAGCTCTATTTCCTGGAGGCGCAAAAGCGGCCAACGGCTCTGGCACATCAGGTGGCGGCCATGCTGCTGCAGATGGACTGGAAGCACGCTCCCGCGCTCGACGAGATCCAGAAAGCAATTGCGCTCGATCCGGGAGAACCTTGGAATTACGCGGTCATGTCGTGGATACTGACGTCCTCCGGTCGATCAAGGGAGGCTGTTGCCCACATCCGGACAGCTATGCGACTCGAGCCGCACTCTCCACCCTATTTTTTCTTCGTCCTTGGGTTGGCTCAGTTCAGCAACGGGGATTACGCGGAAGCCTCAACGTCTCTGGAGAAGGTCATTGGACTCAGCCCCGATGCGGAGTGCCTGCTACTGCTGGCGGCCGCTTATGCGCATCTCGGCCGCCTCGAGGACGCAGCGGCCGCGCTGTCGCGATTCAACGATAGCAGACTAAGGCGCGGTGACGTTGCAATCACGATCGCCTCTATGCCCAGCTTTGACTATTCGACGTTTGCGGATCGTGAGCGCCTAAAAGAGGGATTGGCGTTGGCCGGCGTGCCGAAGTCCCTCGAGAGTGAAGAACACGCCAAGAACCGGCTGTCAGCCGGTGCAGTGCGTGAACTGTTGCTAGGTCACCGATTGCACGGGCGTACCCTCGCGACTGGCGAGGAACACGCCGCGTCGATTACGGCAGACGGCACTGCCACATTATCCGGCGACTGGGGCTCGGTAACCAATGGCAAGGTCGAAATCGACGATGCTGCAGTTTGTTATGTCTGGTCAGGCGGCGTGAGATTTTGCGGGACCGTGGTCCACAATCCCGGAGGAACGAGAGCCGCGGAGAATGAACTGATATGGATAGACGCCCGCGGGGCGTTTGCGTTCTCACAGGTAGAATGAGCGAACGATCTAAATGAGGAACTGACCTGGCGGCACTTGTCATTTCG is a genomic window of Sinorhizobium arboris LMG 14919 containing:
- a CDS encoding YcnI family copper-binding membrane protein — its product is MLKRLIAATALIGASAMVAFAHGTVEVTEAHVGASYKAVIRVPHGCEGKPTIAVRVKVPEGMIAAKPMPKPGWTLEKVKGPYEKSYDYFGTPMKEGVREILWKGGSLADDEYDEFVFRAFLTDGLPVDKILYLPVVQECPDGAAERWIEIPTEGQSSDDLEYPAPGIKLLEKKGGH
- a CDS encoding winged helix-turn-helix domain-containing tetratricopeptide repeat protein; this encodes MASQRFSFGPFLLDTGRDALFEYGVPVPLGSKPLALLRALAEARGQVVAKSALMEAAWPNTYVEESNLTVQIAALRKRLQVAPGDEEWIATFPRVGYRFAGPLVVEECETATNDRLPDFEPEVSNSRCERVAIRSPEPVSMHGEPAVARHTTARTATRWWQRRAIVGAILVLVLFAVAGATGWLRPWAPTFESRLPLPDKPSIAVLPFANLTRDRADGYFTDGIVDDLITDLSRVSGLFVIARNSAFAYRDKPIEIRDVAQELGVRYVLQGSIQRAGSRVRINVHLVDATTAGQLWAERYDASLGNIFALQDEITGAIVDALALRLTDAERNALHEAETSVPDAYDAFLRGWEHYRRTTPEDYAAAVPYFEHAIELDPSYGRAYAALALVYVQTANALWSYRLGIPVRESQARAQLYFLEAQKRPTALAHQVAAMLLQMDWKHAPALDEIQKAIALDPGEPWNYAVMSWILTSSGRSREAVAHIRTAMRLEPHSPPYFFFVLGLAQFSNGDYAEASTSLEKVIGLSPDAECLLLLAAAYAHLGRLEDAAAALSRFNDSRLRRGDVAITIASMPSFDYSTFADRERLKEGLALAGVPKSLESEEHAKNRLSAGAVRELLLGHRLHGRTLATGEEHAASITADGTATLSGDWGSVTNGKVEIDDAAVCYVWSGGVRFCGTVVHNPGGTRAAENELIWIDARGAFAFSQVE